caaagagaagagaaaatacGGTTTGTGTGCTTCCAAAGAAAAGAACATTGACGTGGCATAAGGAGTCGCAGAGGAACCGGAACATGGCGGCGTACATCACTGCACCCAACCACAACATTCAGTTAACGACGCAAGGCATGACCCAGACCCTCCGCATTGGCGATCACCTCTACCACGTGACGGATAGCGATGACTACTCCCCTAACTAGTGGGTGTAGTTCTACGTATTCCCTTATGCCCATACCTGATCGACGCTCCGTGAGTTCAGACGGTGTTTCTTGAAAAAGAGTATCATCGGCTTGAGGGAAGAGTTACAAGTTCGAGAACAAGATTTCGGAAATTTTCAGGTCGAAGAGAGGATGGAGGTTACAAAGAAAATAAGTGAACGTTTTGAAAAGTTCTTTCTAtcaagaagaaaattttaatttctcaccttttagaaggaaattaaaatttcacatttttattgtttaaaatttgttttaaaattctaaaaatttaaatttttcataaaaaacatccaaataatgaattttagattaaaaaaatttaaattctctgataaattactttccttaattaaaattatgtatttaaacgCACTCTTAGATATCCAGGAATAGAAAACTTCATTGATGTACGCaagaatgattttattttgcCAACTGTCTTAAAAGATTTGTTCTAaggcaaaattatattttaggctTTACCTTGTGACACGCAATGCAAACTCTTAAAGTGAATCAACTTCAGAAGCAAAACAATTTTTGTTTACATTACGGATACCGAAGCTGACAAAGACAACAAATAAAAAGCCTAATGACTGAAAGGATACGGCTAAATCATATTGTTTTATTGCCCCTCAGCTAAATTATGTTTAGCTTACTTAAAGTTATAGTGATCAATCGGGTAGCATTAATATATACAAGGGACGATTTTCattgatttaatattatacACGTACCATCATCAATAATTCAATATAATAACAAACTAAAATCGCAATAAACAAAAATAGTGATGTCATGTAACTAAACATTTTTCATGGACTTTCATGTTAGTTTCTTTTAATTGTTGTCTATAAATTGTCCTAACTTCACTTCAAAATTCAATTGACACATCCCCTTACATTTTCTTCGAAATTTTGAGTTGATCACCATGTTTAATTGTAGGTTCAGTCTCTTCTGTGTGCTGACCGTTTTATGTATCTCTTTATGTGTTAGAAGTTCCAATATGAACAAGTGCGTGGAGACAGACAACCAAGCGCTTCTCAAGTTAAAACATGGTTTTGTTGATGGAAGTCACATTCTATCTTCGTGGAGCGGTGAAGACTGTTGCAAATGGAAAGGAATTTCATGCAATAATTTAACTGGCCGGGTAAACAGATTGGATCTCCAATTTTCTGATTATTCTGCACAATTGGAAGGTAAGATAGATTCTTCAATATGTGAACTGCAGCATCTCACTTTCTTAGATGTCAGTTTTAATGATTTACAAGGAGAGATTCCAAAGTGCATTGGTTCACTTACTCAATTGATAGAGTTGAAACTTCCAGGGAATGAATTTGTTGGTTCTGTTCCTCGTACTCTGGCAAACCTTTCTAATTTGCAAAATCTTGATCTTCgggataataataatttggttGCAAATGGCCTTGAATGGCTTTCTCACCTTTCTAATTTGAGATACCTTGGTCTCTCAAATGTCAATCTAAGTAGAGTTGTTGATTGGCCATCATCAATAAGTAGAATCCCTTCTCTTTTGGAGCTTTATTTAGATGTTTGTAGGCTACCTCAAGTCAATCCTAAATCTATTTCCCACTTGAATTCTTCCACTTCTCTCCAAATCATCAGTTTTACCTCAAATGAATTAGACTCTTCAATTCTATCATGGGTGCTTAATGTTAGCAAAGTGTTCACATCTCTGGATCTCTCTCACAATTCTTTGCATAGTGTTCCAGATGGATTTGCAAACATCACTCTGTGTCAAGTAAAGAGGTTGTCCCTGAGTCACAACAAATTATCTGGCCAACTCAGTGACTACTTACCAGAATCATGTTCTGCACAACATGATTTAGAGGAGTTGGATCTAAGCCACAACCCATTTAGTAGTGGGCCACTTCCGGATTTTTCATGGTTTTCATCCTTGAAGAGACTATCGCTTGAATATACCAATGTTGTTGGGCAGTTATCAATATCATTTGATCATTTGCGGAGTCTTGAAGATTTGGATGTTTCCCATAATCAATTGAGTGGGCCAATTCCATATACTATTGGACAACTTTCTAATCTGACGCACTTGTATCTATGTTCGAATAAGTTGAATGGTAGCATTAGTGAAGCGCATCTGTCAGGCCTGTCAAGATTGAAGACATTGGATGTAAGTCGAAATTCACTTTCATTTAACTTGGATCCAAATTGGGTTCCACCTTTCCAATTGGGGTGGTTATCTGCATCATCGTGCATTTTGGGACCTCAATTCCCAACGTGGCtcaaatatcaaagaaaactaAGGGTGCTGCAAATCTCTAATACTGGTATCAAAGATTCATTTCCTAAATGGTTTTGGAACATCTCTTCAACTTT
This region of Glycine max cultivar Williams 82 chromosome 7, Glycine_max_v4.0, whole genome shotgun sequence genomic DNA includes:
- the LOC100781042 gene encoding receptor-like protein EIX1; the protein is MFNCRFSLFCVLTVLCISLCVRSSNMNKCVETDNQALLKLKHGFVDGSHILSSWSGEDCCKWKGISCNNLTGRVNRLDLQFSDYSAQLEGKIDSSICELQHLTFLDVSFNDLQGEIPKCIGSLTQLIELKLPGNEFVGSVPRTLANLSNLQNLDLRDNNNLVANGLEWLSHLSNLRYLGLSNVNLSRVVDWPSSISRIPSLLELYLDVCRLPQVNPKSISHLNSSTSLQIISFTSNELDSSILSWVLNVSKVFTSLDLSHNSLHSVPDGFANITLCQVKRLSLSHNKLSGQLSDYLPESCSAQHDLEELDLSHNPFSSGPLPDFSWFSSLKRLSLEYTNVVGQLSISFDHLRSLEDLDVSHNQLSGPIPYTIGQLSNLTHLYLCSNKLNGSISEAHLSGLSRLKTLDVSRNSLSFNLDPNWVPPFQLGWLSASSCILGPQFPTWLKYQRKLRVLQISNTGIKDSFPKWFWNISSTLSYLNVSHNKLSGVLPKSSESIKTEHTRDRNNILDFSFNNLSGSLPIFSSNLYVLLLSNNMFSGSLSSLCAISPVSLAFLDLSSNILAGSLPDCWEKFKSLEVLNLENNNLSGRIPKSFGTLRKIKSMHLNNNNFSGTLPTWVGHNLLDLIVFSLRGNKIQGSIPTSLCNLLFLQVLDLSTNNITGEIPQCLSRIAALSNMEFQRSFILYFRDGYSDDTSSLPSIEITVMLAWKGQNREFWKNLGLMTIIDLSDNHLTGGIPQSITKLVALIGLNLSGNNLTGFIPNDIGHMKMLETFDLSRNHLHGRMPKSFSNLSFLSYMNLSFNNLSGKITVSTQLQSFTAASYAGNIGLCGPPLTNLCSEDVVPPYGIIDKSDSNEDEHELVDIGFYISLGLGFSAGFCGVCGTLIIKSSWRHAYFQFFNHINDWIYVTIIIFWVTMKRKFQIQP